One window of the Nocardia terpenica genome contains the following:
- a CDS encoding GNAT family N-acetyltransferase, which produces MDGSVPVYRCAVFADLMQISAIESDAFEEPYTYTMLRQLHDFHGEDWLVAELNGSIVGYVLTIKASGRALILSGAVSKEFRNRGYYSELVNRTLQRNRGHGVQTFVTARPDNIWAANSYKRAGFSFVERDDRYFGPGEVRDVFEDRSLI; this is translated from the coding sequence GTGGATGGCTCGGTGCCGGTGTATCGATGCGCGGTTTTTGCAGACTTGATGCAGATTTCTGCCATCGAGTCCGACGCCTTCGAGGAACCATATACGTACACGATGTTGCGACAGCTTCACGACTTTCATGGAGAGGACTGGCTGGTCGCGGAGTTGAATGGCTCCATCGTTGGGTACGTGCTTACCATCAAGGCGTCCGGTCGCGCTCTAATACTTTCCGGCGCAGTCTCCAAAGAGTTCCGAAATCGTGGATACTATAGCGAGCTGGTAAACCGCACTCTACAGCGAAATCGAGGGCACGGTGTTCAGACGTTTGTTACTGCACGACCGGACAACATCTGGGCGGCCAACTCTTACAAGCGAGCTGGGTTCTCATTCGTGGAACGCGACGATCGATACTTTGGCCCTGGAGAAGTCAGGGATGTATTCGAGGACCGCTCACTGATTTAA
- a CDS encoding MFS transporter, whose protein sequence is MCVATFMLVLDMTVVLVALPRIREDLHADLSGVQWVVDSYTLVLATLLLTSGTLGDRLGRRRVFITGMAVFTGGSLACGLATTIEILVACRVLQGVGAVMLFGVGLPLIASQYPAGRTRNRALALFGAAAGVADALGPLVGGLLIEEFGWRSIFFANVPIGVTAIAVAVWRIESTDSRVPGRLDWLGTATVTIGFFLGVYTLIRGSREGWATPAIASSAVSSTALLVGFVIIERRRECPMLDLSLFVSTMFSVNACVAFIVQGALLATLTYLSIFIQNTLGYGPIAAGMKVLPLSITTVVVASGAGWLLNRISARILIAASAGFSCLGLLAMAHLDASSPWTVLVPGLVLAAVGLGLTSTVSNEVALSIVPFERSGMATGALNSIKQAGVAAGIAAFGALFGARTTNVTADRLRHDGQFDPATVHIIATDAGDGAGLHAAAHSPPNTSLLADHAIRAGTASGLNALLVAAAVAAAAATILGYVFTRRPT, encoded by the coding sequence GTGTGCGTCGCGACTTTCATGCTTGTCCTAGACATGACAGTCGTGCTTGTCGCGCTGCCGCGGATTCGCGAAGATTTGCACGCCGATCTCTCTGGGGTGCAATGGGTAGTCGATTCCTACACGCTAGTGTTGGCGACACTACTGCTCACCTCGGGAACGCTGGGAGATCGGCTCGGCCGCCGCAGGGTATTCATCACGGGCATGGCGGTGTTTACCGGAGGTTCGTTGGCTTGCGGGCTCGCTACGACGATCGAGATCTTGGTCGCGTGTCGAGTGCTGCAGGGCGTCGGCGCTGTGATGTTGTTCGGTGTGGGGCTTCCGCTCATTGCCAGCCAGTATCCTGCCGGTCGTACCCGGAACAGGGCGTTAGCCCTCTTCGGCGCCGCCGCCGGGGTTGCGGATGCCCTGGGACCGCTCGTCGGGGGTCTGCTCATCGAAGAGTTCGGATGGCGTTCCATCTTTTTTGCTAACGTCCCCATCGGGGTAACTGCCATCGCGGTGGCTGTGTGGAGAATAGAAAGTACAGATAGTCGGGTGCCTGGCCGGTTGGATTGGCTCGGTACCGCCACGGTGACAATCGGATTCTTCCTCGGCGTGTATACCCTCATTCGAGGAAGTCGTGAGGGATGGGCAACTCCAGCGATTGCCTCGTCCGCTGTATCTAGTACCGCTCTGCTGGTGGGGTTCGTCATCATCGAACGGCGGCGAGAATGTCCGATGTTGGACCTATCGCTGTTCGTCAGCACAATGTTCTCCGTCAACGCCTGCGTTGCTTTCATAGTGCAAGGTGCACTATTGGCCACACTGACCTACCTGTCGATATTCATCCAGAACACGCTGGGCTATGGTCCGATCGCTGCGGGAATGAAGGTGCTACCACTGAGTATCACCACGGTAGTGGTCGCCTCTGGGGCTGGATGGTTACTCAATCGCATTTCGGCACGGATACTGATCGCTGCCAGTGCAGGCTTTTCATGCCTGGGTCTATTGGCAATGGCGCACCTGGATGCCTCGTCGCCGTGGACAGTGCTGGTCCCCGGTCTCGTCCTTGCCGCAGTCGGCTTAGGTCTGACATCAACGGTAAGCAATGAGGTTGCACTGTCGATCGTGCCTTTTGAACGAAGTGGTATGGCTACCGGCGCGCTCAATTCGATCAAGCAGGCTGGCGTTGCTGCCGGCATAGCGGCGTTCGGGGCACTGTTTGGCGCCCGGACCACCAACGTCACCGCTGACCGACTGCGGCACGATGGACAGTTCGATCCCGCGACTGTTCACATAATCGCCACCGATGCCGGTGATGGTGCTGGCCTCCATGCCGCCGCTCACAGCCCACCAAACACGAGTCTGCTCGCCGACCACGCGATACGGGCCGGCACCGCCAGTGGCTTGAACGCGTTACTGGTTGCGGCAGCCGTAGCTGCAGCTGCCGCAACCATCTTGGGGTACGTCTTCACGCGGCGCCCCACGTGA
- a CDS encoding helix-turn-helix domain-containing protein has protein sequence MMSGQHSSSCGRCVARDVDTAGGSKYDAALAVHQHCGVSLLRAHRIAYGYTLVEATDALREILRSRGLQYQGLAYQRLSKWESGQDVPTPRYLDALCALYRTRPDRLGFGHDYSNPEPSSTPASEPALGGGTFLNSTVASVVSASSPLSMTELLVAQDSIPDRGRTAVAYVDLLEEVADQAGYLLYTASPTTFIPSRMVDLARIKACLLSVPTADIQHRLHKLYAKTAGFIAIRIIDVASLDDAVWWSGVARRAARRAGDANAEAWIAGHLCNAYAWHNRSLKSSLKAARVAQTVGRGRPNATAVYGHLAEAAVQARMGRHRETMDAVRNADRMFAALPGTETTADGCHITEYFLRWHQSNALTAVGVKAEANALRRRALELPFSQKDKVGQALLRLDEAASTIDDGDTDSGRQMVGTVIDRLPSEYRIGLISRRASEILTGAVAGTGSRGNRDHS, from the coding sequence ATGATGTCCGGTCAGCACAGCAGCTCGTGCGGGCGATGCGTGGCCCGGGACGTCGATACTGCCGGTGGGTCCAAGTACGACGCCGCGCTTGCCGTCCACCAGCATTGTGGCGTCTCCTTACTGCGGGCGCACCGGATCGCCTACGGGTACACCCTCGTGGAAGCCACCGATGCGCTGAGAGAGATCCTGCGATCTCGTGGACTCCAGTATCAGGGACTCGCCTACCAGAGGCTGTCGAAGTGGGAGAGCGGTCAGGACGTGCCGACTCCGCGCTACCTGGATGCATTATGTGCCCTGTATCGAACCAGACCCGATCGACTTGGCTTCGGACATGACTATTCGAATCCCGAGCCGAGTTCGACGCCTGCATCCGAGCCAGCCCTCGGCGGGGGCACATTCCTGAACTCAACGGTGGCGAGCGTTGTTTCCGCATCGTCACCGTTGTCGATGACTGAACTACTGGTGGCACAGGACAGCATTCCCGACCGGGGGAGGACAGCGGTGGCGTACGTCGACCTTCTCGAGGAGGTCGCTGATCAAGCAGGGTATCTGCTGTATACAGCTTCGCCTACCACGTTCATACCATCGAGGATGGTCGACCTTGCGCGCATCAAGGCGTGTCTGTTGTCCGTCCCGACAGCCGACATTCAACATCGCCTGCACAAGCTGTACGCCAAAACCGCTGGATTCATTGCCATTCGCATCATCGACGTGGCGAGCCTGGACGACGCCGTGTGGTGGTCAGGCGTGGCGCGCCGCGCGGCGCGCCGCGCAGGCGACGCGAACGCGGAAGCATGGATCGCCGGGCATCTCTGCAATGCCTACGCCTGGCACAACCGTTCTCTCAAGTCCAGCCTCAAAGCTGCTCGTGTCGCCCAAACGGTCGGCCGTGGTCGTCCGAACGCCACGGCTGTGTACGGACACCTTGCCGAGGCGGCTGTGCAAGCCAGGATGGGCCGACACCGAGAGACCATGGATGCCGTCCGCAACGCTGACCGAATGTTCGCTGCGCTTCCAGGAACCGAGACGACAGCTGACGGCTGCCACATCACCGAGTACTTTCTGCGGTGGCACCAATCCAATGCGCTGACCGCGGTCGGTGTGAAGGCAGAGGCGAATGCGCTTCGGAGACGCGCCCTCGAGCTTCCATTCAGCCAAAAAGACAAGGTCGGACAAGCATTGCTGCGGTTGGATGAGGCTGCCTCGACGATAGACGACGGGGACACGGACTCGGGTCGCCAGATGGTCGGGACAGTAATAGACCGCCTGCCGTCGGAATATCGAATCGGCCTGATCTCGCGACGGGCCAGCGAAATCCTCACGGGTGCCGTTGCCGGAACCGGTAGTCGCGGCAATCGAGATCACAGCTGA
- a CDS encoding glycine-rich domain-containing protein — translation MTTPGASAPDGSFVLGSAFGQNVTEDSARKVLTGGVLAVWERYQQQLHHKVINVVDDHSKSITELRAAYEQLTLHGRTLVFPGNGTYTPTPGVVAVEVILLGGGAGGAAGRWDILGGARYTGGGGGGGGEVHHTIPAALLPTGKDGSYLPIPIVIGAGGAGGLGDAEPGHGGGDTKFGDFLLAGGGVGGQAETEFGGTGGAGGIGMIRGGDGGKGASSGSGAATQGGDSVSAYDLHGGGGGGGGGGGSGGAGMPGGQGGIFAGGAPGQDGQPPSKVVTTGGGGGGGAPDANSSGGHGAFPSGGGGGGGAGITPPRGNGGNGGNGILCVVERFA, via the coding sequence GTGACCACGCCCGGTGCGTCCGCCCCCGACGGGTCGTTCGTACTGGGCAGTGCCTTCGGGCAGAACGTCACCGAGGACTCCGCCCGCAAGGTTCTCACCGGCGGAGTCCTGGCGGTGTGGGAGCGCTACCAGCAGCAACTCCACCACAAGGTGATCAACGTCGTCGACGACCACTCGAAGTCGATCACCGAGCTCCGCGCCGCCTACGAGCAGCTCACCCTGCACGGGCGCACGCTGGTGTTCCCCGGCAACGGCACCTACACCCCCACCCCGGGTGTGGTTGCGGTCGAGGTGATCCTGCTCGGCGGCGGCGCCGGGGGAGCGGCCGGGCGGTGGGACATCCTCGGCGGTGCGCGCTACACCGGTGGCGGAGGCGGTGGCGGTGGGGAGGTCCACCACACCATCCCCGCCGCTCTACTGCCCACCGGTAAGGACGGCAGCTACCTGCCGATCCCGATCGTCATCGGAGCCGGTGGCGCTGGCGGGCTCGGTGACGCCGAACCCGGACACGGCGGCGGCGATACCAAGTTCGGGGACTTCCTGCTCGCCGGGGGCGGGGTCGGCGGGCAGGCCGAGACCGAGTTCGGCGGGACCGGTGGTGCGGGCGGGATCGGGATGATCCGCGGCGGTGACGGCGGCAAGGGTGCTTCCTCCGGCAGCGGGGCCGCCACCCAGGGTGGTGATTCGGTGTCGGCGTATGACCTGCACGGCGGGGGCGGCGGTGGAGGTGGCGGGGGTGGTTCCGGCGGTGCCGGCATGCCCGGCGGGCAGGGCGGCATCTTCGCCGGAGGAGCGCCCGGTCAGGATGGGCAGCCGCCGTCGAAGGTGGTCACCACCGGCGGGGGTGGCGGTGGCGGTGCCCCGGACGCGAATTCCAGTGGCGGGCATGGTGCGTTCCCGTCCGGCGGCGGGGGCGGCGGCGGTGCCGGGATCACCCCGCCGCGCGGTAACGGCGGTAACGGGGGCAACGGCATCCTCTGTGTCGTCGAGCGATTCGCTTGA
- a CDS encoding M15 family metallopeptidase, protein MGFRTVYGNTISEAGWRMCDRSECEIADVALEFIDTAPIRSGDPMTILGAWMVWYDRHVEEIESPVWGWSATNDVPDSNHLAGVAVDLNAPRYPWGQLTMPADQVDRVREGLGLFEGTVFWGRDWSRPDEMHYQLGYPEGDSRIGEFAARLRAGHLGLYGPEPAPTPRYSRFVVDAFAQLLPNAGRP, encoded by the coding sequence TTGGGTTTCCGCACCGTGTACGGCAACACCATCTCCGAGGCTGGGTGGCGGATGTGCGACCGCAGTGAATGCGAGATCGCGGATGTGGCATTGGAATTCATCGACACTGCCCCGATCCGTTCCGGTGACCCGATGACGATTCTCGGGGCGTGGATGGTGTGGTACGACCGCCATGTCGAGGAGATCGAGTCCCCGGTCTGGGGCTGGTCGGCCACCAACGACGTCCCTGATTCCAATCACCTCGCCGGTGTCGCCGTCGACTTGAACGCGCCCCGCTACCCGTGGGGGCAACTGACCATGCCCGCCGATCAGGTCGACCGGGTACGGGAGGGCCTGGGGTTGTTCGAGGGCACCGTGTTCTGGGGCCGCGACTGGTCGCGGCCGGACGAGATGCACTACCAGCTCGGCTATCCGGAAGGCGACTCCCGGATCGGCGAGTTCGCCGCCCGGCTCCGTGCCGGGCATCTCGGCCTGTACGGACCCGAGCCCGCACCTACGCCGCGGTACAGCCGGTTCGTGGTCGATGCCTTCGCCCAGCTGCTGCCGAACGCGGGGAGGCCGTAG
- a CDS encoding phage gene 29 protein family protein has protein sequence MTFWSIDSIDPADPEQRFLPALQSIPIMGRTPIIFPEPIARAISKHLTEAGCPPMDASLAVKKFQRPHRGEQTIFNPAGQWVDIDADEPEPVVIQDPATMTVREREAQVERLRYLGYRINDPEPATPTAQVVDTLDTPPRFDPAAHSVREVNTYLRDLGDSDRIERRRVLHAERHGKGRNGILKRHEEH, from the coding sequence ATGACGTTCTGGAGTATCGATTCCATCGACCCGGCCGATCCGGAGCAGCGGTTCCTGCCCGCGCTGCAATCCATCCCGATCATGGGTCGCACCCCGATCATCTTCCCGGAACCGATCGCCCGCGCCATCTCCAAACATCTCACCGAGGCCGGATGCCCGCCCATGGATGCCTCCTTGGCGGTGAAGAAGTTTCAACGCCCGCACCGCGGGGAGCAGACCATCTTCAACCCGGCCGGGCAATGGGTCGACATCGACGCCGACGAGCCGGAGCCGGTGGTGATCCAGGACCCCGCCACCATGACCGTGCGCGAACGCGAAGCCCAGGTCGAACGGCTGCGGTATCTGGGCTACCGCATCAACGACCCCGAACCCGCCACCCCCACCGCGCAGGTGGTCGACACCCTCGATACCCCGCCGCGGTTCGACCCTGCCGCGCATTCGGTGCGGGAGGTCAACACGTATCTGCGCGATCTCGGTGACAGCGACCGGATCGAGCGCCGTCGCGTGCTGCACGCGGAACGGCACGGCAAGGGGCGCAACGGAATTCTGAAACGACACGAGGAGCACTGA
- a CDS encoding Gp37-like protein — protein sequence MTATVATIDFDAVFADITARLKKETAQRISRPLVRLWDGNWVLRGEVRGEISAKFSLIANEVGVGTIELPASYYLARWMTAHHDRSTQNVHVTVDRDGARWSGTLDDLELDRDDHGHRIVRATFKHDTEHLRHILAFCNPFLFPEFQFPKTWACFGPARWALKLTLFLNLLRLESHAWTVPTTDPLDPKAWLNLDMSSWSQVVVPHSILDDHSQFAIVHSRFKTMHEVSKRIVEDAQLIWEPRRWLDGDPPPWPGAKVRHGAIVWDLVDRSGWDTETSFGGTLFDGLKRAVTRIGADGFTETIEEIRDPTFPDEYSQPGWKGTVARAPGIILRDGDHTAITSLNFHWRPATDIGFVTGGHSPELVNGLIGATVSLLGDLTAAALVVPPLGGTAWEILKPLATDVFGAFQKRHDRVREKRLGNSVFHETWCDSADRAYSLNALIALRTGRWRTREQTSHTVRVVDGYDGLRIGQHGKGNAWLGTRIGTTVRDWGTPGRVYVDRITELVLAWDRATTPAWEITVGAREPDDPVLKGLEMLDEITGIARDLAVL from the coding sequence TTGACCGCCACCGTGGCGACCATCGACTTCGACGCCGTCTTCGCCGACATCACCGCCCGCCTGAAAAAGGAAACAGCGCAGCGGATCTCGCGGCCGTTGGTCCGGTTGTGGGACGGCAACTGGGTGTTGCGCGGCGAGGTGCGGGGCGAGATCTCGGCGAAGTTCTCGCTGATCGCCAACGAGGTCGGTGTCGGCACCATCGAACTCCCCGCGTCCTACTATCTCGCGCGGTGGATGACCGCTCACCATGACCGGTCGACCCAGAACGTCCACGTGACCGTGGACCGTGACGGGGCCCGATGGTCGGGCACCCTGGACGATCTCGAACTCGACCGCGACGACCACGGCCATCGCATCGTGCGGGCGACGTTCAAGCACGACACCGAGCACCTGCGCCACATCCTCGCGTTCTGTAACCCGTTCCTGTTCCCGGAATTTCAGTTCCCGAAGACCTGGGCGTGCTTCGGGCCTGCCCGCTGGGCGCTGAAGCTGACCTTGTTCCTGAACTTGCTCCGCCTGGAATCGCACGCGTGGACGGTCCCGACCACCGACCCTTTGGATCCGAAAGCCTGGCTCAACCTGGACATGTCGTCCTGGTCGCAGGTGGTGGTGCCGCACTCGATCCTGGATGACCACTCCCAATTCGCCATCGTCCACTCCCGCTTCAAGACGATGCACGAGGTCAGCAAACGCATCGTCGAAGACGCGCAACTGATCTGGGAGCCACGCCGCTGGCTCGACGGCGACCCGCCGCCCTGGCCCGGCGCGAAGGTGCGCCATGGAGCCATCGTGTGGGACCTGGTCGACCGCTCCGGGTGGGACACCGAAACCTCCTTCGGCGGAACCCTTTTCGACGGCCTCAAGCGGGCGGTCACCCGCATCGGAGCGGACGGGTTCACCGAGACGATCGAGGAAATCCGCGATCCGACGTTCCCGGACGAGTACTCGCAGCCCGGCTGGAAGGGCACCGTCGCGCGGGCACCCGGGATCATCCTGCGCGACGGCGACCACACCGCCATCACCAGCCTGAACTTCCACTGGAGACCGGCCACCGATATCGGGTTCGTCACCGGCGGTCACTCCCCGGAGCTGGTCAACGGCCTGATCGGGGCCACGGTCAGCCTGCTGGGCGATCTCACCGCCGCCGCGTTAGTGGTCCCGCCCTTGGGCGGCACGGCATGGGAAATCTTGAAACCCCTAGCAACGGACGTGTTCGGGGCGTTTCAGAAGCGCCACGACCGGGTCCGGGAGAAACGCCTCGGGAACTCGGTGTTCCACGAGACCTGGTGCGACTCGGCCGACCGCGCCTACAGCCTCAACGCCCTCATCGCGCTGCGCACCGGCCGCTGGCGGACCCGGGAGCAAACCAGTCACACCGTGCGGGTGGTCGACGGCTACGACGGGCTGCGCATCGGCCAGCACGGCAAAGGCAACGCGTGGCTCGGGACACGCATCGGCACCACCGTCCGCGACTGGGGCACTCCCGGTCGTGTCTATGTCGATCGCATCACCGAGCTGGTCCTGGCCTGGGACCGCGCCACGACACCCGCCTGGGAGATCACCGTCGGCGCACGGGAGCCCGACGACCCCGTCTTGAAAGGACTGGAAATGCTCGACGAAATCACCGGCATCGCCCGCGATCTGGCGGTGCTGTAA
- a CDS encoding phage tail protein: MNIPEATRILIEGAGGQRLTVAGPGAGTDGVVLADVDSGTEFENFFEAPTTTIWNATAYQVGADFGGAREEKFDFTLAFHILATATASWRAAYERFRLAFSFKRDSGLRAEVGDSSRLLTVRLGAKPAVKVTGDPNADGYALAVVPLVGAYPRWCEPDVVSQFVTTTDTTGGGVESGYVTVSNPLPVDYEIWPRWIIQGGKDIVWTIPDFSWGSGEFERAEIDRDRKMVMPPLLDGEHVVIDTDPLARNGQANSSIDTEFPARMNGQRFCYPLPGATPETKIPVSVTGAPVGAGVQVRCPRPWPRPWGGLD; this comes from the coding sequence GTGAACATTCCCGAGGCCACCCGGATCCTGATCGAGGGCGCGGGCGGGCAACGGCTGACCGTGGCCGGACCGGGTGCCGGCACCGACGGAGTGGTCCTCGCGGATGTCGACTCGGGTACCGAGTTCGAGAACTTCTTCGAGGCCCCGACCACCACGATCTGGAACGCCACGGCCTATCAGGTGGGCGCGGACTTCGGCGGGGCGCGGGAGGAGAAATTCGACTTCACTCTCGCTTTCCACATCCTCGCCACCGCCACGGCCTCCTGGCGCGCCGCCTACGAGCGGTTCCGGCTGGCGTTTTCGTTCAAACGCGACTCCGGGTTGCGGGCCGAGGTCGGCGACAGCAGCCGCCTGCTCACCGTCCGCCTCGGCGCCAAGCCCGCGGTCAAGGTCACTGGTGACCCGAACGCCGACGGCTACGCCTTGGCGGTGGTGCCGCTGGTGGGGGCGTATCCGCGCTGGTGTGAACCGGATGTGGTGTCGCAGTTCGTGACCACGACCGACACCACCGGCGGCGGGGTCGAGTCCGGATATGTGACGGTGTCGAATCCGCTGCCGGTCGATTACGAGATCTGGCCGCGCTGGATCATCCAGGGCGGCAAAGACATCGTGTGGACGATCCCCGACTTCTCCTGGGGCTCAGGCGAGTTCGAGCGTGCCGAGATCGATCGTGATCGCAAGATGGTGATGCCGCCGCTGCTCGACGGCGAGCATGTGGTGATCGACACCGATCCGCTGGCCCGTAACGGGCAAGCGAATTCCTCGATCGACACCGAGTTCCCCGCCCGCATGAACGGCCAACGGTTCTGCTACCCGCTGCCCGGCGCAACGCCGGAGACGAAGATCCCGGTCTCGGTGACCGGGGCACCGGTGGGGGCGGGGGTTCAGGTGCGGTGCCCGCGGCCGTGGCCGCGCCCGTGGGGTGGCCTGGATTGA